GCGATGCGAACGCGCAGAACACGCCCGGATAGTCCATCGTCAGGTGCAAGGCGCCGAACCCCCCGGATGATTTTCCGAGCACCGCGCGGCCGCCTTCGCGTGCGATCGTGTTGTAGTTGGCATCGAGGTGGCCGACAACGTCGCGCACGGTGTAGGTCGCGTAATTACCGTTGTGAATCGAGTCGACGTATTGCGAGCCGCCGAGGCGCGTGAAACCGTCGACCACGGCGACGATCGCCGGCGGCATTTTGCCTTCTGCGATCAGTCGGTCGGCCCATTGAAAAACGTTGGTCTCCCACGGCCGCGCAGAGAGGAGCGCGGCGGCGTCGCCGGTGTAACCGTGCAACACATACAGCACGGGATAGCGCTTCTTCGCGCTCCCGTCGTATCCGGGCGGCAGATAGATCGCGACCGGACGCTCCGATGGATCGCCGAGGGGATTGTTGGCGAGCGCTTCGCTGGCCACAAAGTCGATTCGAACGTCGCCTCGCACGCGAAGTAGTCGTGCCCACGGAGTTTGTTGCGCCATGCGCGAGCTTTCGCCGCCAGGTCCCACTTCTACCTTACCGAAGCCCCGGCGGATGCAGCGCGCCATCGGCCTGCGCGGAGCCGTCGCGATCAACGTCATCACGATGATCGGCATCGGTCCGCTCGTGACGATTCCACTCGTCATTGCGGCGCTGGGTGGCCCGCTAGCGCTCGTGGGATGGATCGCCGGTGCGGTGGTCGCGTTATGCGACGGTCTGGTGTGGGCGGAGCTGTCGTCGCGCTATCCGGGCTCGGGCGGCACGTACGTCTACTTGCGCGAAATATTCGGCGAGAAGCGGTTGGGGCGGGCGCTCGCTTTTTTGTTCAACTGGCAGTTTTTGCTGTATGCGCCGTGTTTGCTGGCCAGCGGTTACATCGGCTTCGCCAACTACGCGGCGTATCTGTATCCGCCAGCCGCAAGCAACGTCGCGTTGCATGACGGCATCGCGGTTGGGGCCGGGGTTATCACCATTCTGGCGCTGTACCGGCGCACGTCGCGCGTGGCAGCGCTGGCGACGGTATTGGCGGGCGCGGCGGTGCTGACGCTGGTATTGGTGATTGCCGCCGCGTTCGCGCATCCGGCGGCGCACGCGGCGTTTGCGGCGCACGCAGCGCATATGGCACCGACGGTGCACTTCAATCTCGGTTTGTTAGCGGGTTTCGGGAGCGCGTTGTTCGTGACGCTCTACGACTATGTGGGGTACGCGGATGCGGCGCTGTTGGGCGACGAAGTGCGGCAGCCGAATCGCACGATCCCGATGGCGATTTTGTTGTCCATCGTCATCGTCGCGGCGTTGTACGTGTTGTTGCAGATCGGCGTACTGGGCGCGATTCCGTGGCAGTCGCTGTTAGGCAAGGACGGGCAGCCGACGGCGCAGTCGCAATATATTGGGTCGCTGGTCGTCGAGCATTCGTGGGGACGACCGGCGGCGCTGGTCGTGACGGTGCTGGTGCTGGTGACGGCGTTCGCGTCGCTGTACGGCAATTTGTTAGGCTTTTCGCGAATCGCGTTTGCGGCGGCGCGCGATGGAGCGTTCTTGGCGCCATTCGCGCGGTTGCATCCGCGCTTAGATATTCCGCACGTGGCGCTGTTGGCAGTCGGCGGCTTGTCGTTGGCGGCGTGCTTTTTAACCTTAGATCAAG
This genomic window from Candidatus Tumulicola sp. contains:
- a CDS encoding alpha/beta hydrolase-fold protein, whose amino-acid sequence is MAQQTPWARLLRVRGDVRIDFVASEALANNPLGDPSERPVAIYLPPGYDGSAKKRYPVLYVLHGYTGDAAALLSARPWETNVFQWADRLIAEGKMPPAIVAVVDGFTRLGGSQYVDSIHNGNYATYTVRDVVGHLDANYNTIAREGGRAVLGKSSGGFGALHLTMDYPGVFCAFASHSGDAYFPYAHPIAFPTVQRTLEAHGGDIETFVEAFEGKNKRPTSDYTTIEMLGYAAAYSPRSAKAFDLDLPFDRKTGQLDHAVFERWLAFDPAEKAPKRRAELERLRLRFIDCGRRDEYGLDIGARVVSERIRALGLDVRHEEFDDDHRNVGYRYAVSLPALAAVMDTE